A window of Exiguobacterium sp. FSL W8-0210 contains these coding sequences:
- a CDS encoding siderophore ABC transporter substrate-binding protein, which produces MGKWKTPLVVSSLAVLLAACGNAGEADTKKDAEAPKTVKIKDAHGTVNVPVDPKKVVALDNRTFETLAAWDVELVAAPVGLLPAESPYAKDKDIVDVGMHFEPDLEAIAGVNPDVVIVGQRFADHYEDIKKLVPNAAVIDLDIALPEDSGTPGELLVKGLEDTTETLGQIFDKKQEADQLVTTLEQSIKDVKKSYNGQDSVMSVIVSGGDIGFSAPMSGRVFGPMYDLFDWKPALEVKQKSGNDQGDEVSVEAIAQSNPDWLLVLDRDAPLGNAEGAVPAQDVIDRAPALQKTKAIKDDNIVYAPKDTYLNESIQTYSEFFTDIAKALKK; this is translated from the coding sequence ATGGGGAAATGGAAAACACCACTCGTCGTGAGTTCGCTTGCTGTTTTACTCGCAGCATGCGGGAATGCAGGAGAAGCGGACACGAAGAAGGACGCAGAAGCACCAAAGACGGTCAAAATCAAGGACGCACACGGAACGGTCAACGTTCCGGTTGATCCGAAGAAAGTCGTCGCACTCGATAACCGGACATTTGAGACGCTTGCCGCATGGGACGTCGAACTTGTTGCAGCACCAGTCGGACTGCTCCCGGCTGAGTCACCTTATGCAAAAGATAAGGATATCGTCGATGTCGGCATGCACTTCGAACCGGACCTCGAAGCGATTGCTGGTGTCAATCCGGACGTCGTCATCGTCGGACAGCGTTTCGCTGATCATTATGAAGACATCAAAAAACTCGTTCCAAACGCCGCTGTCATCGATCTTGACATCGCATTGCCGGAAGACTCTGGTACGCCAGGTGAGTTACTCGTCAAAGGTCTTGAAGATACGACAGAGACACTCGGACAGATCTTCGATAAAAAACAAGAAGCGGATCAGCTCGTGACGACACTCGAGCAATCGATCAAAGACGTCAAAAAATCGTATAACGGACAGGACAGCGTCATGTCGGTCATCGTCTCGGGTGGCGATATTGGATTCTCAGCGCCGATGAGTGGACGTGTCTTCGGACCGATGTATGATTTGTTCGACTGGAAACCAGCGCTCGAAGTTAAACAAAAATCAGGGAACGATCAAGGTGATGAAGTCTCGGTCGAAGCGATTGCTCAAAGTAACCCGGACTGGCTACTCGTCCTTGACCGTGACGCGCCACTCGGAAACGCAGAAGGTGCCGTACCGGCGCAAGATGTCATCGACCGTGCGCCTGCTCTGCAAAAAACGAAAGCAATCAAAGACGACAACATCGTCTATGCACCAAAAGATACGTACTTAAATGAATCGATCCAGACGTACTCGGAATTCTTTACTGACATCGCGAAAGCGCTCAAGAAGTAA
- a CDS encoding GGDEF domain-containing protein translates to MYYLELERHAWKDALTGLYNRRYLTKQFEDHPGQTGAVFFLDLDGFKQVNDVFGHETGDIVLQEVAQRLRQFVREQDDAMAVRLGGDEFILHFGHADSRERWERLAKRIVTSLSEWETDYRVSTSIGIVIYDTEFRPELKVLLQQADVALYAAKSSVKNTYQFYEQANK, encoded by the coding sequence TTGTACTATCTGGAGCTTGAGCGTCATGCTTGGAAGGATGCGTTGACAGGACTGTATAATCGGCGTTACTTAACGAAGCAGTTCGAGGATCATCCCGGACAGACAGGAGCGGTGTTCTTCCTTGATCTCGATGGCTTTAAGCAAGTCAACGACGTCTTTGGACACGAGACGGGGGACATTGTTTTGCAAGAGGTCGCGCAACGTCTGCGACAGTTCGTGCGCGAACAAGACGATGCGATGGCCGTGCGCCTAGGCGGTGATGAGTTCATCCTCCATTTCGGTCATGCTGATTCAAGGGAAAGGTGGGAGCGACTCGCGAAGCGGATCGTCACTTCGTTAAGTGAGTGGGAAACAGATTACCGAGTGTCAACAAGTATCGGGATTGTGATATATGACACCGAATTTCGTCCAGAGTTAAAAGTCTTGCTACAGCAGGCGGACGTTGCACTATATGCCGCTAAGTCGTCAGTAAAGAATACGTATCAGTTCTATGAGCAGGCGAATAAATGA
- the nikA gene encoding nickel ABC transporter substrate-binding protein codes for MNINRKKLLISTVSILSLTSLLIGCSNPGESTGERKDKDTLTLAWPRDVGTMNPHVYNPSQLFAQSMIYEPLVHYGEGGKLEPYLASSWKISEDGKTYTFTLRDGVKFSDGSTFDAAIVKKNFDAILKQKALHSWLGFITKIEKTEAVDAKTFRLTLSEAYYPTIQELAVVRPVRFLGEAGFPENGDTSKGVKKEVGTGPWMLDEYKPDQYATFKVNKNYWGPKPNVDHIKVDIIPDAETRVLALEKGQVDLIYGEGAISIDAFNQLKTDKSYKTQMSEPVATRLLVLNTKNKRLSDERVRQALQHGFDKAALVEGITSGLEAPADYLLPPNMPYTSNLKVKQRDYDVKEANRLLDEAGWKLTKGEKVRVKDGQPLQIGMMYDAAEQVQKAMAETLQSEWSKIGVELKTEAVELPDQVQRFKDNRFDINFYSNFGAPYDPHTFVNLIDTDGFGFKEAISAYPNKEQLLQEIKDVLKTTDETKRQKMYADILPSLQDQGALIPISYLKKMAIYQSDVTNFQFPANRDESPFARIGIK; via the coding sequence ATGAACATTAACCGTAAAAAATTACTAATTTCTACCGTCTCGATCCTGTCTTTGACATCATTATTGATCGGCTGCTCGAATCCGGGCGAGTCGACAGGAGAGCGAAAAGATAAAGATACATTGACGCTCGCGTGGCCACGCGACGTTGGAACAATGAACCCACACGTCTATAATCCATCACAACTGTTTGCACAGTCGATGATCTATGAGCCACTCGTCCACTACGGCGAAGGTGGAAAGCTTGAGCCATACTTAGCCTCATCTTGGAAGATTTCTGAAGACGGAAAAACGTATACGTTCACGCTCCGTGACGGCGTCAAGTTCTCAGACGGTTCGACGTTCGACGCAGCCATCGTCAAAAAGAATTTTGATGCGATCCTTAAACAAAAAGCCTTACATAGCTGGCTTGGGTTCATCACGAAAATCGAGAAGACGGAAGCGGTTGATGCGAAGACATTCCGTCTGACATTATCCGAAGCCTATTACCCGACGATTCAGGAACTCGCGGTCGTCCGTCCGGTACGTTTCCTCGGAGAGGCTGGATTCCCGGAGAACGGCGATACATCGAAAGGTGTCAAAAAGGAAGTCGGGACAGGTCCATGGATGCTCGACGAGTACAAACCGGATCAGTACGCGACGTTTAAGGTCAACAAGAACTACTGGGGACCGAAGCCGAACGTCGATCACATCAAGGTCGACATCATCCCGGATGCGGAGACACGTGTCTTAGCACTCGAAAAAGGACAGGTTGATCTAATTTACGGGGAAGGGGCGATCAGCATCGATGCCTTCAACCAGTTGAAGACGGATAAGTCGTACAAAACGCAGATGTCTGAACCAGTCGCGACGCGTCTCCTCGTCTTGAACACGAAAAATAAACGTCTGTCTGACGAACGCGTCCGCCAGGCGTTACAGCACGGGTTCGATAAAGCCGCCCTCGTTGAAGGGATCACGTCGGGATTAGAAGCACCGGCTGATTACCTTTTGCCACCGAACATGCCGTACACATCGAACTTGAAAGTGAAGCAACGGGATTATGACGTCAAGGAAGCGAATCGTCTTCTTGATGAAGCAGGTTGGAAACTGACAAAAGGTGAGAAGGTTCGCGTCAAAGACGGTCAACCATTGCAAATCGGGATGATGTATGACGCAGCAGAACAGGTCCAAAAGGCGATGGCCGAGACACTTCAGTCGGAATGGTCAAAAATTGGTGTCGAGCTGAAGACAGAAGCTGTCGAATTACCGGATCAAGTCCAGCGCTTCAAGGATAACCGGTTTGATATCAACTTCTACAGTAACTTCGGTGCGCCGTATGATCCGCATACGTTCGTGAACTTGATTGATACGGATGGCTTCGGCTTCAAGGAAGCGATTTCGGCTTATCCGAATAAAGAACAACTGTTGCAAGAGATCAAAGATGTCTTGAAGACGACGGACGAAACAAAGCGTCAGAAGATGTACGCCGACATTCTGCCATCGCTCCAAGATCAAGGTGCGTTAATTCCAATCTCGTACTTGAAGAAGATGGCGATCTATCAATCGGACGTGACGAACTTCCAGTTCCCAGCGAACCGAGACGAGAGTCCATTCGCGCGTATCGGAATCAAGTAA
- the nikB gene encoding nickel ABC transporter permease, producing MGVFLVKRILSVIPILLLAVFILTGLIHLSPVDPAQAYLSAAHIQPTDELLAAKRAEFGLDQPFYKQYIDAVIRLAQLDFGTSYLSGKPVLEDVLLRLPPTVELALTSLLLALVISIPLGFLAGIKKNGFFDHLSRGIAFIGASIPSFWLGYLFIFFFAVKLDWFPVGGTGSVMHLILPALTLAFPLIALYTRLLRGSVIEALNEPYVLFARTRGLKEGRILGKHVLRMAIPPMITGLGMNLGKLLTGTIIVETVFSWPGFGRYFIEAIFDRDMPVIQGYVFLAALVFIGSSLLVDIIQAVLDPRLAKKGGAV from the coding sequence ATGGGGGTCTTCCTCGTCAAACGTATATTATCCGTCATCCCGATCTTGTTACTTGCTGTCTTTATTCTAACCGGGTTGATTCATTTATCACCGGTTGATCCGGCACAGGCCTATCTATCTGCTGCCCATATCCAGCCGACGGATGAACTACTCGCTGCAAAACGAGCAGAATTTGGGCTCGATCAACCGTTTTATAAACAATATATCGATGCCGTCATCCGCTTGGCGCAGCTTGATTTCGGAACATCGTATCTATCGGGTAAACCGGTCCTTGAAGATGTCTTGTTACGCTTACCACCGACAGTCGAACTGGCTTTGACGAGTCTGTTGCTGGCGCTTGTCATCAGTATTCCACTCGGGTTCCTTGCCGGCATTAAGAAAAATGGCTTCTTTGACCATCTGAGTCGGGGAATCGCCTTCATCGGGGCTTCGATTCCGTCGTTTTGGCTCGGGTACCTGTTCATCTTCTTCTTTGCCGTAAAGCTTGATTGGTTTCCAGTCGGCGGGACAGGAAGTGTGATGCATTTGATTTTACCGGCATTGACACTCGCGTTTCCGTTGATTGCCCTTTATACACGCTTGCTGCGCGGAAGTGTGATTGAAGCATTGAATGAACCGTATGTCTTGTTTGCCCGGACACGTGGATTAAAGGAAGGACGGATTCTTGGCAAACACGTCCTTCGGATGGCGATTCCGCCGATGATCACGGGTCTTGGGATGAACCTCGGGAAGTTGCTGACGGGAACGATCATCGTCGAGACCGTTTTCTCGTGGCCCGGCTTCGGTCGCTACTTCATCGAAGCGATCTTTGATCGAGACATGCCGGTCATCCAAGGCTACGTCTTTCTCGCGGCACTCGTCTTCATCGGCAGCAGTTTGCTCGTTGATATCATTCAAGCCGTGCTCGATCCACGACTAGCGAAAAAAGGAGGAGCAGTATGA
- the nikC gene encoding nickel ABC transporter permease subunit NikC, whose protein sequence is MNTPLPATMIRSRYTPLLYLCALVLIGMAGVALFAPWIAPHDPNLVDLTQKLHGPSSAYPLGTDQLGRCLLSRLIYGARISLGCAVLIFIASLAIGLFVGTLAGYRGGWVDQLLMRLCDGVMAFPSLILVLGLVGIFGPGLKQVIIALMLVQWVYYARMFRGMVMTLKTEAFIAAARVNGSSSWKIIRTHILPNILPPLLVIGTLEMGWAIMDISAMSFLGLGVQSPTAEWGAMIHEGKSYIRTNPELMIYPGFAIMLVIISFNLVGEQLAEQFGVSKTMK, encoded by the coding sequence ATGAATACTCCACTTCCAGCAACGATGATCCGGTCGCGATATACACCGCTTCTTTATCTCTGTGCCCTCGTCTTGATTGGCATGGCAGGCGTTGCGTTGTTTGCACCGTGGATTGCACCGCATGATCCGAATCTCGTCGACTTGACGCAAAAGCTTCATGGACCTTCGTCAGCCTATCCGCTCGGAACCGACCAGCTCGGACGTTGTCTCTTGTCGCGCTTGATCTATGGTGCGCGGATCTCACTCGGGTGTGCCGTGTTGATTTTCATCGCCTCACTTGCAATCGGATTGTTCGTCGGAACACTTGCCGGCTATCGTGGCGGTTGGGTCGATCAACTCTTAATGCGTCTGTGCGACGGCGTAATGGCGTTTCCGAGTCTGATACTCGTCCTCGGTCTCGTCGGAATCTTTGGTCCGGGTCTCAAGCAGGTCATCATCGCCTTGATGCTCGTCCAGTGGGTTTATTACGCGCGGATGTTCCGCGGAATGGTCATGACGTTGAAGACGGAAGCGTTCATCGCGGCTGCTCGCGTCAACGGTTCATCTTCATGGAAGATCATCCGGACGCACATCCTGCCGAACATCTTACCGCCGCTACTCGTCATCGGGACACTTGAGATGGGCTGGGCGATCATGGATATCTCGGCGATGTCGTTCCTCGGGCTTGGTGTCCAGTCACCGACAGCCGAGTGGGGCGCGATGATTCATGAAGGAAAATCGTACATTCGGACGAATCCGGAGTTGATGATTTATCCAGGATTCGCGATCATGCTCGTCATCATTAGCTTTAATCTAGTAGGAGAACAGTTAGCAGAACAATTCGGTGTTTCAAAAACGATGAAATGA
- a CDS encoding ABC transporter ATP-binding protein encodes MRGGARIEPILAVDGLTVRTKQQMTLIEKVSFSIQPGQILGLVGESGCGKTVTSLALMRLLNPQTTDVTGDIRLDGKSILSLSERAVRSIRGGEIAFIMQNPMSAFTPVYSIGHQMIETIQTHSRCSKREAKQQAMTALEEVNLTDAARLLKAYPFELSGGMLQRIMIALAVALRPSVLIADEPTTALDVFNQKTVLELLERMRANYGTAMLLISHDLGVIAELADEVLIMQQGRIVEQADVFELFDRPQHPYTQSLLAQHIGREALG; translated from the coding sequence ATGAGAGGAGGTGCCCGTATCGAACCGATCTTAGCTGTCGACGGTCTGACCGTCCGTACGAAACAACAGATGACATTGATTGAAAAGGTATCGTTCTCGATTCAACCAGGTCAAATCCTCGGTCTCGTCGGAGAAAGTGGTTGCGGGAAGACAGTAACGAGTCTTGCGTTGATGCGTCTGCTTAATCCGCAAACGACAGACGTGACCGGTGATATCCGACTGGACGGAAAATCAATCCTTTCCTTATCGGAACGCGCTGTTCGGTCGATTCGGGGCGGTGAGATTGCGTTCATCATGCAAAATCCGATGAGTGCCTTCACACCGGTCTACTCGATCGGGCACCAGATGATCGAGACGATTCAGACCCATTCACGTTGTTCAAAGCGTGAAGCGAAACAGCAAGCGATGACGGCACTTGAAGAAGTTAATCTAACGGATGCCGCCCGGTTGCTCAAAGCTTATCCGTTCGAGCTGAGTGGCGGGATGTTGCAACGGATCATGATCGCTTTAGCCGTCGCCCTTCGCCCGAGCGTCCTGATTGCCGACGAACCAACGACCGCGCTCGACGTCTTCAATCAAAAGACGGTTCTTGAGTTACTTGAACGGATGCGGGCGAACTACGGAACGGCGATGTTACTCATCTCGCACGATCTCGGTGTGATCGCTGAACTTGCAGACGAAGTCCTCATCATGCAGCAAGGACGGATCGTCGAACAGGCGGATGTCTTTGAATTGTTTGATCGACCGCAGCATCCGTATACGCAGTCACTTCTCGCACAGCATATAGGAAGGGAGGCGCTCGGATGA
- a CDS encoding ATP-binding cassette domain-containing protein, producing MSLLQIDQVSHVYKRRFQPAQIVLHEVSLTLEAGRCLGLLGSSGAGKSTLGRLLLGLERPSSGTIWFNGVDRHATKRPFQGDVQVVFQDSFAAVNPKLTAADIIAEPLDNFIRLKGDARQRRLMTLIEQVGLKATDLTKYPAQFSGGQLQRIAIARAIAAEPRLIVLDEAVSSLDMVNKRLILALLADLKRKHGLTYVFITHDIKAAEQLCDSFAILEQGRLVGHYPSLAAFDAATDPAVERMRQAKLAMHPRQRTIRKTQPNKG from the coding sequence ATGAGTCTACTGCAAATTGATCAAGTCTCGCATGTCTACAAGCGTCGGTTTCAACCAGCACAGATTGTCTTACACGAAGTCTCATTGACGCTTGAAGCCGGACGCTGTCTCGGGTTGCTCGGATCGAGCGGTGCCGGGAAAAGTACGCTCGGACGACTGTTGCTCGGACTCGAACGTCCCTCGAGCGGAACGATTTGGTTTAACGGTGTCGATCGCCACGCGACAAAACGTCCGTTTCAAGGTGACGTCCAAGTCGTCTTTCAGGACTCGTTTGCTGCCGTCAATCCGAAGCTGACAGCGGCTGATATCATTGCGGAACCGCTTGATAACTTCATTCGTTTAAAGGGAGATGCGCGGCAACGACGCTTGATGACGTTAATCGAACAAGTCGGGCTCAAGGCGACGGATTTGACGAAATATCCAGCGCAGTTCAGTGGCGGGCAACTCCAGCGAATCGCAATTGCGCGAGCGATTGCTGCTGAACCACGACTGATCGTTTTAGACGAAGCGGTCAGCAGTCTCGACATGGTCAACAAAAGATTGATTCTCGCTTTGCTAGCTGATTTAAAGCGAAAACATGGCTTAACATATGTCTTCATCACGCATGACATTAAAGCTGCCGAGCAACTCTGTGACAGCTTTGCAATTTTGGAGCAGGGACGCCTTGTCGGTCATTACCCGAGTCTAGCGGCGTTCGATGCTGCGACGGATCCTGCCGTTGAACGGATGCGTCAAGCGAAGCTTGCCATGCACCCAAGACAACGAACGATTCGAAAGACACAACCAAACAAAGGATAA
- a CDS encoding ABC transporter permease, which translates to MRTFYTLTWTEWLEAWKEWKIVWLPLFFIALGVTQPLLLMYMDVLLAHVGNADGIIVDPNRPAPQSLDVFSATIHGQFNQLGLIVLIMSFMGLLASDRQTGMQDFILTRPVSRNVYLLSKWFSHGMISLFGILIGALTSYCLTVYWFGFLSPMLALRIILDFSLWTLFVVSLTLLISTFLQRAVPIGILSLVVSLLLVVLPSLKPDVLFFMPGALLSVPSNTSFFSSSHLFGVISCLVWIVLTLGWSALQFRKTAY; encoded by the coding sequence ATGAGGACCTTTTATACGCTGACATGGACCGAGTGGTTGGAAGCATGGAAAGAATGGAAGATCGTTTGGTTACCGCTGTTCTTCATTGCCCTCGGGGTGACGCAACCATTGCTGTTGATGTATATGGATGTCTTGCTCGCACACGTCGGAAACGCGGATGGCATCATCGTTGACCCGAATCGTCCTGCTCCGCAATCACTTGACGTCTTTAGCGCAACCATTCATGGACAGTTCAATCAGCTTGGCTTGATCGTTCTGATCATGAGCTTCATGGGACTGTTAGCGTCAGATCGCCAAACCGGCATGCAGGATTTCATTTTAACGCGTCCCGTTTCTCGGAATGTCTATCTGCTATCGAAATGGTTCAGTCACGGTATGATCAGTTTATTCGGAATTCTAATCGGGGCACTCACGTCCTATTGTCTGACCGTCTATTGGTTCGGATTCCTTTCGCCGATGCTTGCGCTACGCATCATCCTCGATTTTAGTCTTTGGACGTTGTTCGTCGTTAGTCTGACATTACTGATCAGCACCTTCTTGCAACGCGCTGTACCGATTGGCATCCTATCGCTCGTCGTCTCCTTGCTTCTTGTTGTACTTCCTTCTCTAAAGCCAGACGTTCTATTTTTCATGCCTGGTGCGCTTCTGTCAGTTCCATCGAACACATCGTTTTTTTCTTCGTCCCATCTGTTCGGTGTCATTTCTTGTCTCGTTTGGATTGTCCTCACACTCGGCTGGTCGGCACTTCAGTTCCGAAAAACGGCTTACTGA
- a CDS encoding ABC transporter ATP-binding protein — MIQISHLQLSLQRRLILDDISFTIHEHECLGLIGPNAAGKTTLLKCLSGMIESDRGSITMSSRSIRQHQQSIGYLSQQTDFKPWMTCEQSLRFFGRLSGLDRATLNKRIPAVLHEVGLHDQQTEVIERLSGGMRQRLGIAQAILHEPTFLILDEPASALDPSGRHDINQLILRLKKRMTIIVSTHLLEDAKMCCDRFLVIKHGKLLGPLDNQRNVDQNRIQVETLTAVPSFSATRFPRVEIDRINPCCYQFSAQQPLDLSQLAITLIQQGWSIASIAYQPIGLEERFLDMVADV; from the coding sequence ATGATTCAGATTTCTCATCTCCAGCTTTCACTTCAACGACGTCTTATCCTAGACGATATTTCCTTTACGATTCACGAACATGAATGTCTTGGACTGATTGGTCCGAATGCTGCCGGAAAGACGACACTCCTGAAATGTCTTAGCGGCATGATCGAGAGTGACCGTGGGTCCATCACGATGTCTTCGCGCTCCATCCGTCAACACCAGCAATCGATCGGCTACTTATCACAACAGACCGACTTTAAGCCTTGGATGACGTGTGAACAATCATTACGTTTTTTCGGTCGCTTGTCAGGTCTCGATCGCGCAACGTTAAATAAGCGGATTCCAGCCGTTCTACATGAAGTTGGACTCCACGACCAACAAACAGAAGTCATCGAACGCCTGTCCGGCGGCATGCGCCAACGTCTCGGAATCGCCCAAGCCATCTTACATGAACCGACATTTTTGATTCTTGACGAACCGGCTTCCGCCCTAGATCCGAGTGGTCGACATGATATCAATCAATTGATTCTCCGCTTAAAGAAACGGATGACGATCATCGTCTCAACGCACTTGTTAGAAGACGCAAAGATGTGTTGCGACCGCTTCCTCGTCATTAAACATGGAAAATTGCTAGGACCGCTCGATAATCAACGCAACGTGGATCAAAACCGGATTCAAGTCGAGACGCTTACAGCTGTCCCTTCGTTTTCTGCGACACGATTTCCACGAGTCGAGATTGATCGAATCAACCCGTGCTGCTATCAGTTCTCCGCACAGCAGCCGCTTGATCTCTCACAATTAGCGATCACTCTGATTCAACAGGGATGGTCGATTGCTTCAATTGCCTATCAACCGATCGGACTCGAGGAACGATTCCTCGACATGGTGGCAGACGTATGA
- a CDS encoding PLDc N-terminal domain-containing protein — MNTDFSALSQIDWERFMPLLLIYISINLILLSCACIDWFSRKDRIATPTTWLLIILLVQPIGSILYFVLGRRMTA; from the coding sequence ATGAATACAGATTTCTCTGCCTTATCACAAATCGACTGGGAACGCTTTATGCCCCTATTATTGATTTATATCTCCATCAACCTGATTCTACTCAGCTGCGCCTGTATCGATTGGTTTAGTCGCAAGGACCGGATCGCGACACCGACTACTTGGTTATTGATTATTCTCCTCGTCCAGCCGATTGGCTCGATTCTCTACTTCGTCCTCGGAAGGAGGATGACAGCATGA
- a CDS encoding transcriptional regulator, which translates to MNFNLFKNHVRFKIALELIDLEDGLSIMQLNQRLTDVPQSTLYRQVNAMMDDQLLKIVAVQRVGKVEEKIYALNTSGYQISEADWNSATYDEKVNFVSFYFMYVLQQYQTYFEQTVQMEGQDHSTFSIVKLQLTDETFNDFQQDMRTLLEKYHHLEMEDQAKERTVSLVILP; encoded by the coding sequence ATGAACTTTAATCTATTTAAAAACCATGTCCGTTTTAAAATTGCACTCGAATTGATTGATCTCGAAGATGGTTTATCAATCATGCAACTGAATCAACGCTTAACGGATGTACCGCAGTCGACCTTATACCGGCAAGTCAATGCGATGATGGACGATCAGTTGTTGAAAATCGTCGCCGTCCAGCGCGTCGGAAAAGTCGAGGAGAAAATCTATGCCTTGAACACGAGTGGTTACCAGATCAGCGAAGCGGACTGGAACAGTGCGACGTACGACGAAAAAGTGAATTTCGTCTCGTTCTACTTCATGTATGTCTTACAGCAGTACCAAACATACTTCGAACAGACCGTTCAAATGGAAGGTCAGGACCACTCGACGTTCTCGATTGTTAAACTGCAGCTGACGGATGAAACCTTCAATGATTTCCAACAGGACATGCGGACATTGCTCGAAAAATATCATCACTTGGAGATGGAAGACCAGGCAAAAGAACGGACCGTCTCACTCGTCATCTTACCGTAA
- the solA gene encoding N-methyl-L-tryptophan oxidase: MSQYDVIIVGAGSMGMAASYYLSRTNQKILLLDAHNPPHDQASHHGETRIIRHAYGEGEAYVPLALTAQRLWYELEQVSGRSLFLNTGVLNAGQRSSRSMQTIIKSAAQYDLPLEVLTAEEVRIRWSGLTMPDDYIGCFEPTSGVLKCEDCIEAYRDLAVANGVDIRTNAKVTTLTAHATGVDVTIGTDTYSAEALIVAAGAWSGPLLEQTGLSLPLRPVRKTFAWFEAAEKVFNDAVFPAFAFDTPAGYYYGFPSIAQAGLKIGRHDGGIPVDPNHPRRPFGHEAGDLADLRQFTNTFIPSIGTLSHGKTCLYTMTPDEDFIIDLHPDYLHIAIAAGFSGHGFKFSSLVGKVLSELVIEKSTPEPIAAFSIERFTKVSE; this comes from the coding sequence ATGTCCCAATATGATGTCATCATCGTCGGTGCCGGATCCATGGGAATGGCTGCCAGTTACTATCTTTCACGAACCAATCAAAAAATCTTACTACTAGACGCCCACAATCCGCCGCATGATCAAGCAAGTCATCACGGGGAGACACGGATCATCCGCCATGCCTATGGTGAAGGGGAAGCTTACGTACCGCTCGCGTTAACTGCGCAACGCTTATGGTACGAGTTAGAACAGGTCAGTGGTCGGAGCTTGTTCCTGAACACCGGAGTCTTGAATGCCGGTCAACGCTCGTCCCGTTCGATGCAGACGATCATCAAGAGTGCAGCGCAATACGATTTACCGCTCGAGGTCCTGACGGCTGAGGAAGTTAGAATCCGCTGGTCCGGCTTAACGATGCCCGACGATTATATCGGTTGTTTTGAACCGACGTCTGGTGTGTTGAAGTGCGAGGATTGTATTGAAGCGTATCGCGATCTTGCTGTCGCGAATGGTGTCGACATCCGGACGAATGCGAAAGTGACGACGCTTACCGCCCACGCCACTGGCGTTGACGTGACCATCGGAACAGACACCTATTCAGCTGAAGCGTTGATTGTCGCAGCCGGTGCCTGGTCTGGTCCATTGCTCGAACAGACCGGCCTCTCCTTACCGCTTCGCCCGGTCCGAAAGACGTTTGCCTGGTTCGAAGCAGCGGAAAAAGTATTCAACGACGCGGTGTTCCCTGCCTTCGCCTTTGATACACCCGCCGGTTATTATTACGGTTTTCCAAGTATCGCTCAAGCCGGTCTGAAAATCGGACGACACGATGGTGGTATCCCGGTTGATCCGAATCATCCACGCCGTCCATTTGGTCATGAAGCCGGTGATCTGGCAGATTTACGACAGTTCACGAACACATTCATCCCCTCGATCGGTACCTTATCTCATGGCAAAACATGTCTTTATACGATGACACCGGACGAGGACTTCATCATCGATCTGCACCCGGACTATCTGCACATCGCGATCGCCGCCGGCTTTTCCGGTCACGGATTCAAGTTCAGCAGCTTAGTCGGAAAAGTACTCAGTGAACTAGTCATCGAAAAATCGACTCCTGAACCGATTGCAGCATTTTCGATTGAACGATTTACGAAAGTCAGTGAATAA